One Ostrea edulis chromosome 2, xbOstEdul1.1, whole genome shotgun sequence genomic region harbors:
- the LOC125678875 gene encoding uncharacterized protein LOC125678875 isoform X3, which yields MGIKTSKLNCGGKGAKEEPYRSRSVTVKNVVKKTRVENGGDHVAGTDEVSKDVLKARNSKGQTSQGKQKGQNGGPKITRDTSTKETATHSKKVKETPNKSEPKPYEFVKGKRLNDSTTKTSKLGATTNDPDETALKSVTSRVGDTDETALKSVTNRVGDTDETALKSVTSQVGDTDETALKRPISSSNVTDTNESTLDMDCIPSLNIEERPQFDRHEEFADADPSEYNKQQEKIKKKSEGKHIEPEPGEDTEESEEDEDEDSEESKEEGKGGGRNYNFGHVTNMIIGTGKIIDRSTHETSKKNGKAKKQSKTGKKKTKGETVNAEDVRNLGIGTVVILDQSKNTEPPKPAREKVEKKVVPKTEVNKPIPSLDMKELISVEPSVGIIHGYNMNGTVFRVGKDKIMTAWHVVRGMLWVDSQSKKLDYERLAEVFVDFNYVKEYQSDHLKRFPLEPTVLYFDDKLDIAVLQLKPNIYGMAYPVALTKFDKFTPEVHEKYSIYLIGHSNSLQKSMDHVMKYWHPFDHRITELTDWSANEFNFKHGFGYTGIKEKTRLLFRCSFRHGASGCPGFLVRSEGDVRVVTVLLRGFPDFYYYDNFTEEEKNRVPTEKLIQQGANIGAIMEDMEKKNKELFREIFQYSDFISHSEKNQPLDTPLEEKVPASSQNPACTETENNPADSGDQVTCMPKVASEQDTQVMLASGKDTSHNITESESGNTSSSVGKHQPVAAMTQDQNGAHFHEPPLIVERLQGNTNMSGNEAESTENLNTDENGASSEMGAGSQSISKRNNAIAFSVQAIDDGPTDQGRHAAQLSPSFLNRQMSETTTSASEVLCAEIRQQAHSTKSASASKIW from the exons ATGGGAATAAAAACTTCTAAGTTAAACTGTGGGGGTAAAGGAGCCAAGGAGGAACCTTATCGCTCGCGCTCTGTGACAGTGAAAAATGTTGTCAAGAAAACGAGGGTTGAAAATGGTG GTGACCATGTAGCTGGAACAGATGAAGTGAGCAAAGACGTTTTGAAAGCAAGAAATTCCAAAG GTCAAACTTCTCAGGGTAAGCAAAAAGGACAAAATGGAGGACCAAAAATTACAAGAGACACAAGCACAAAAGAAACTGCTACTCACAGTAAAAAGGTCAAGGAGACCCCTAATAAATCTGAACCCAAACCATATG AATTTGTAAAGGGTAAGAGATTGAATGATTCTACAACTAAGACTTCAAAACTGGGTGCTACAACTAATGATCCGGATGAGACAGCTCTAAAGTCTGTGACTAGCCGAGTGGGAGATACTGATGAGACAGCTCTAAAGTCTGTGACTAACCGAGTGGGAGATACTGATGAGACAGCTCTAAAGTCTGTGACTAGCCAAGTGGGAGATACTGATGAGACAGCTCTAAAGAGACCGATCTCTTCCAGTAATGTTACAGATACTAATGAATCTACTTTGGACATGGACTGCATCCCATCACTGAATATTGAGGAGAGACCTCAATTTGATAGACATGAGGAATTTGCAGATGCAGATCCATCTGAGTACAATAAACAACAG GAAAAAATTAAGAAGAAATCTGAAGGAAAACATATTGAGCCAGAGCCAGGTGAAGACACAGAAGAAAGTGAGGAGGATGAAGATGAAGATTCTGAAGAAAGCAAGGAGGAGGGAAAAGGTGGAG GACGTAATTACAATTTTGGACATGTAACCAACATGATCATTGGCACAGGGAAAATAATCGACAGAAGTACACATGAAACATCCAAAAAGAATGGCAAAGCAAAAAAGCAGTCTAAAACAG GCAAGAAGAAAACAAAAGGAGAGACAGTAAATGCAGAAGACGTGAGAAATTTGGGTATTGGAACTGTAGTGATATTGGATCAAAGCAAAAACACAGAACCGCCCAAACCAG CAAGGGAAAAGGTGGAGAAAAAGGTAGTGCCCAAAACAGAAGTAAATAAGCCAATACCATCACTGGACATGAAAGAGCTCATCTCGGTGGAACCGTCGGTTGGAATAATTCATGGCTATAATATGAATGGGACCGTTTTCAGAGTTGGAAAGGACAAAATCATGACTGCATGGCATGTGGTTAGAGGAATGCTAT GGGTTGACAGTCAGTCTAAAAAACTGGATTATGAACGATTGGCTGAAGTATTTGTAGACTTTAATTATGTAAAAGAATATCAGTCGGACCATTTGAAAAGGTTTCCACTAGAACCAACTGTTCTGTATTTCGATGACAAATTAGACATTGCTGTTCTCCAACTAAAGCCCAATATTTATGGAATGGCATATCCAGTTGCATTGACAAAATTTGACAAATTCACACCAGAAGTGCATgagaaatattcaatatatcttaTTGGCCATTCAAATTCACTCCAGAAGAGTATGGATCATGTTATGAAATACTGGCATCCTTTTGATCATCGTATCACAGAGCTTACAGATTGGAGTGcgaatgaatttaattttaaacatgGCTTTGGCTATACTGGAATCAAGGAGAAAACTCGACTGCTTTTTCGGTGTTCTTTTCGACATGGAGCTTCGGGGTGTCCTGGTTTCCTCGTACGTTCTGAGGGAGATGTAAGGGTGGTGACTGTTCTTCTTAGAGGATTCCCAGATTTCTACTATTACGACAATTTTACAGAGGAAGAAAAAAACAGGGTTCCTACTGAAAAACTTATACAGCAAGGTGCCAACATAGGGGCTATCATGGAAGATatggaaaagaaaaacaaagaatTGTTCAGAGAGATTTTTCAGTACAgtgattttatttcacattctgAGAAAAACCAACCTCTTGATACTCCTTTGGAAGAAAAGGTGCCAGCTTCATCACAAAATCCTGCATGCACTGAAACTGAAAATAACCCTGCAGATTCTGGTGACCAAGTAACCTGCATGCCCAAAGTGGCGTCGGAACAGGATACCCAGGTTATGCTTGCATCAGGTAAGGATACATCTCACAATATTACGGAAAGTGAGTCGGGGAATACATCAAGCTCTGTGGGCAAGCATCAACCTGTAGCCGCCATGACCCAGGATCAAAATGGGGCACATTTCCATGAACCCCCATTAATAGTTGAAAGACTTCAGGGAAATACTAACATGTCTGGAAATGAAGCTGAAAGTACAGAGAATTTAAACACTGACGAGAATGGTGCTTCATCAGAGATGGGAGCTGGCTCTCAATCCATAAGCAAAAGAAATAACGCAATAGCTTTCTCAGTGCAGGCCATTGATGATGGCCCCACAGATCAGGGCAGACATGCAGCTCAACTCTCCCCCTCCTTTCTCAACAGACAAATGTCAGAAACCACCACCTCAGCTTCAGAAGTTTTATGTGCAGAAATAAGACAGCAAGCTCATAGCACCAAGTCAGCAAGTGCCAGCAAGATTTGGTAA
- the LOC125678875 gene encoding uncharacterized protein LOC125678875 isoform X1 encodes MGIKTSKLNCGGKGAKEEPYRSRSVTVKNVVKKTRVENGGDHVAGTDEVSKDVLKARNSKGQTSQGKQKGQNGGPKITRDTSTKETATHSKKVKETPNKSEPKPYEFVKGKRLNDSTTKTSKLGATTNDPDETALKSVTSRVGDTDETALKSVTNRVGDTDETALKSVTSQVGDTDETALKRPISSSNVTDTNESTLDMDCIPSLNIEERPQFDRHEEFADADPSEYNKQQWMKSCILSKQEKIKKKSEGKHIEPEPGEDTEESEEDEDEDSEESKEEGKGGGRNYNFGHVTNMIIGTGKIIDRSTHETSKKNGKAKKQSKTGKKKTKGETVNAEDVRNLGIGTVVILDQSKNTEPPKPAREKVEKKVVPKTEVNKPIPSLDMKELISVEPSVGIIHGYNMNGTVFRVGKDKIMTAWHVVRGMLWVDSQSKKLDYERLAEVFVDFNYVKEYQSDHLKRFPLEPTVLYFDDKLDIAVLQLKPNIYGMAYPVALTKFDKFTPEVHEKYSIYLIGHSNSLQKSMDHVMKYWHPFDHRITELTDWSANEFNFKHGFGYTGIKEKTRLLFRCSFRHGASGCPGFLVRSEGDVRVVTVLLRGFPDFYYYDNFTEEEKNRVPTEKLIQQGANIGAIMEDMEKKNKELFREIFQYSDFISHSEKNQPLDTPLEEKVPASSQNPACTETENNPADSGDQVTCMPKVASEQDTQVMLASGKDTSHNITESESGNTSSSVGKHQPVAAMTQDQNGAHFHEPPLIVERLQGNTNMSGNEAESTENLNTDENGASSEMGAGSQSISKRNNAIAFSVQAIDDGPTDQGRHAAQLSPSFLNRQMSETTTSASEVLCAEIRQQAHSTKSASASKIW; translated from the exons ATGGGAATAAAAACTTCTAAGTTAAACTGTGGGGGTAAAGGAGCCAAGGAGGAACCTTATCGCTCGCGCTCTGTGACAGTGAAAAATGTTGTCAAGAAAACGAGGGTTGAAAATGGTG GTGACCATGTAGCTGGAACAGATGAAGTGAGCAAAGACGTTTTGAAAGCAAGAAATTCCAAAG GTCAAACTTCTCAGGGTAAGCAAAAAGGACAAAATGGAGGACCAAAAATTACAAGAGACACAAGCACAAAAGAAACTGCTACTCACAGTAAAAAGGTCAAGGAGACCCCTAATAAATCTGAACCCAAACCATATG AATTTGTAAAGGGTAAGAGATTGAATGATTCTACAACTAAGACTTCAAAACTGGGTGCTACAACTAATGATCCGGATGAGACAGCTCTAAAGTCTGTGACTAGCCGAGTGGGAGATACTGATGAGACAGCTCTAAAGTCTGTGACTAACCGAGTGGGAGATACTGATGAGACAGCTCTAAAGTCTGTGACTAGCCAAGTGGGAGATACTGATGAGACAGCTCTAAAGAGACCGATCTCTTCCAGTAATGTTACAGATACTAATGAATCTACTTTGGACATGGACTGCATCCCATCACTGAATATTGAGGAGAGACCTCAATTTGATAGACATGAGGAATTTGCAGATGCAGATCCATCTGAGTACAATAAACAACAG TGGATGAAAAGCTGCATCTTGTCTAAACAGGAAAAAATTAAGAAGAAATCTGAAGGAAAACATATTGAGCCAGAGCCAGGTGAAGACACAGAAGAAAGTGAGGAGGATGAAGATGAAGATTCTGAAGAAAGCAAGGAGGAGGGAAAAGGTGGAG GACGTAATTACAATTTTGGACATGTAACCAACATGATCATTGGCACAGGGAAAATAATCGACAGAAGTACACATGAAACATCCAAAAAGAATGGCAAAGCAAAAAAGCAGTCTAAAACAG GCAAGAAGAAAACAAAAGGAGAGACAGTAAATGCAGAAGACGTGAGAAATTTGGGTATTGGAACTGTAGTGATATTGGATCAAAGCAAAAACACAGAACCGCCCAAACCAG CAAGGGAAAAGGTGGAGAAAAAGGTAGTGCCCAAAACAGAAGTAAATAAGCCAATACCATCACTGGACATGAAAGAGCTCATCTCGGTGGAACCGTCGGTTGGAATAATTCATGGCTATAATATGAATGGGACCGTTTTCAGAGTTGGAAAGGACAAAATCATGACTGCATGGCATGTGGTTAGAGGAATGCTAT GGGTTGACAGTCAGTCTAAAAAACTGGATTATGAACGATTGGCTGAAGTATTTGTAGACTTTAATTATGTAAAAGAATATCAGTCGGACCATTTGAAAAGGTTTCCACTAGAACCAACTGTTCTGTATTTCGATGACAAATTAGACATTGCTGTTCTCCAACTAAAGCCCAATATTTATGGAATGGCATATCCAGTTGCATTGACAAAATTTGACAAATTCACACCAGAAGTGCATgagaaatattcaatatatcttaTTGGCCATTCAAATTCACTCCAGAAGAGTATGGATCATGTTATGAAATACTGGCATCCTTTTGATCATCGTATCACAGAGCTTACAGATTGGAGTGcgaatgaatttaattttaaacatgGCTTTGGCTATACTGGAATCAAGGAGAAAACTCGACTGCTTTTTCGGTGTTCTTTTCGACATGGAGCTTCGGGGTGTCCTGGTTTCCTCGTACGTTCTGAGGGAGATGTAAGGGTGGTGACTGTTCTTCTTAGAGGATTCCCAGATTTCTACTATTACGACAATTTTACAGAGGAAGAAAAAAACAGGGTTCCTACTGAAAAACTTATACAGCAAGGTGCCAACATAGGGGCTATCATGGAAGATatggaaaagaaaaacaaagaatTGTTCAGAGAGATTTTTCAGTACAgtgattttatttcacattctgAGAAAAACCAACCTCTTGATACTCCTTTGGAAGAAAAGGTGCCAGCTTCATCACAAAATCCTGCATGCACTGAAACTGAAAATAACCCTGCAGATTCTGGTGACCAAGTAACCTGCATGCCCAAAGTGGCGTCGGAACAGGATACCCAGGTTATGCTTGCATCAGGTAAGGATACATCTCACAATATTACGGAAAGTGAGTCGGGGAATACATCAAGCTCTGTGGGCAAGCATCAACCTGTAGCCGCCATGACCCAGGATCAAAATGGGGCACATTTCCATGAACCCCCATTAATAGTTGAAAGACTTCAGGGAAATACTAACATGTCTGGAAATGAAGCTGAAAGTACAGAGAATTTAAACACTGACGAGAATGGTGCTTCATCAGAGATGGGAGCTGGCTCTCAATCCATAAGCAAAAGAAATAACGCAATAGCTTTCTCAGTGCAGGCCATTGATGATGGCCCCACAGATCAGGGCAGACATGCAGCTCAACTCTCCCCCTCCTTTCTCAACAGACAAATGTCAGAAACCACCACCTCAGCTTCAGAAGTTTTATGTGCAGAAATAAGACAGCAAGCTCATAGCACCAAGTCAGCAAGTGCCAGCAAGATTTGGTAA
- the LOC125678875 gene encoding uncharacterized protein LOC125678875 isoform X2 — MGIKTSKLNCGGKGAKEEPYRSRSVTVKNVVKKTRVENGDHVAGTDEVSKDVLKARNSKGQTSQGKQKGQNGGPKITRDTSTKETATHSKKVKETPNKSEPKPYEFVKGKRLNDSTTKTSKLGATTNDPDETALKSVTSRVGDTDETALKSVTNRVGDTDETALKSVTSQVGDTDETALKRPISSSNVTDTNESTLDMDCIPSLNIEERPQFDRHEEFADADPSEYNKQQWMKSCILSKQEKIKKKSEGKHIEPEPGEDTEESEEDEDEDSEESKEEGKGGGRNYNFGHVTNMIIGTGKIIDRSTHETSKKNGKAKKQSKTGKKKTKGETVNAEDVRNLGIGTVVILDQSKNTEPPKPAREKVEKKVVPKTEVNKPIPSLDMKELISVEPSVGIIHGYNMNGTVFRVGKDKIMTAWHVVRGMLWVDSQSKKLDYERLAEVFVDFNYVKEYQSDHLKRFPLEPTVLYFDDKLDIAVLQLKPNIYGMAYPVALTKFDKFTPEVHEKYSIYLIGHSNSLQKSMDHVMKYWHPFDHRITELTDWSANEFNFKHGFGYTGIKEKTRLLFRCSFRHGASGCPGFLVRSEGDVRVVTVLLRGFPDFYYYDNFTEEEKNRVPTEKLIQQGANIGAIMEDMEKKNKELFREIFQYSDFISHSEKNQPLDTPLEEKVPASSQNPACTETENNPADSGDQVTCMPKVASEQDTQVMLASGKDTSHNITESESGNTSSSVGKHQPVAAMTQDQNGAHFHEPPLIVERLQGNTNMSGNEAESTENLNTDENGASSEMGAGSQSISKRNNAIAFSVQAIDDGPTDQGRHAAQLSPSFLNRQMSETTTSASEVLCAEIRQQAHSTKSASASKIW; from the exons ATGGGAATAAAAACTTCTAAGTTAAACTGTGGGGGTAAAGGAGCCAAGGAGGAACCTTATCGCTCGCGCTCTGTGACAGTGAAAAATGTTGTCAAGAAAACGAGGGTTGAAAATG GTGACCATGTAGCTGGAACAGATGAAGTGAGCAAAGACGTTTTGAAAGCAAGAAATTCCAAAG GTCAAACTTCTCAGGGTAAGCAAAAAGGACAAAATGGAGGACCAAAAATTACAAGAGACACAAGCACAAAAGAAACTGCTACTCACAGTAAAAAGGTCAAGGAGACCCCTAATAAATCTGAACCCAAACCATATG AATTTGTAAAGGGTAAGAGATTGAATGATTCTACAACTAAGACTTCAAAACTGGGTGCTACAACTAATGATCCGGATGAGACAGCTCTAAAGTCTGTGACTAGCCGAGTGGGAGATACTGATGAGACAGCTCTAAAGTCTGTGACTAACCGAGTGGGAGATACTGATGAGACAGCTCTAAAGTCTGTGACTAGCCAAGTGGGAGATACTGATGAGACAGCTCTAAAGAGACCGATCTCTTCCAGTAATGTTACAGATACTAATGAATCTACTTTGGACATGGACTGCATCCCATCACTGAATATTGAGGAGAGACCTCAATTTGATAGACATGAGGAATTTGCAGATGCAGATCCATCTGAGTACAATAAACAACAG TGGATGAAAAGCTGCATCTTGTCTAAACAGGAAAAAATTAAGAAGAAATCTGAAGGAAAACATATTGAGCCAGAGCCAGGTGAAGACACAGAAGAAAGTGAGGAGGATGAAGATGAAGATTCTGAAGAAAGCAAGGAGGAGGGAAAAGGTGGAG GACGTAATTACAATTTTGGACATGTAACCAACATGATCATTGGCACAGGGAAAATAATCGACAGAAGTACACATGAAACATCCAAAAAGAATGGCAAAGCAAAAAAGCAGTCTAAAACAG GCAAGAAGAAAACAAAAGGAGAGACAGTAAATGCAGAAGACGTGAGAAATTTGGGTATTGGAACTGTAGTGATATTGGATCAAAGCAAAAACACAGAACCGCCCAAACCAG CAAGGGAAAAGGTGGAGAAAAAGGTAGTGCCCAAAACAGAAGTAAATAAGCCAATACCATCACTGGACATGAAAGAGCTCATCTCGGTGGAACCGTCGGTTGGAATAATTCATGGCTATAATATGAATGGGACCGTTTTCAGAGTTGGAAAGGACAAAATCATGACTGCATGGCATGTGGTTAGAGGAATGCTAT GGGTTGACAGTCAGTCTAAAAAACTGGATTATGAACGATTGGCTGAAGTATTTGTAGACTTTAATTATGTAAAAGAATATCAGTCGGACCATTTGAAAAGGTTTCCACTAGAACCAACTGTTCTGTATTTCGATGACAAATTAGACATTGCTGTTCTCCAACTAAAGCCCAATATTTATGGAATGGCATATCCAGTTGCATTGACAAAATTTGACAAATTCACACCAGAAGTGCATgagaaatattcaatatatcttaTTGGCCATTCAAATTCACTCCAGAAGAGTATGGATCATGTTATGAAATACTGGCATCCTTTTGATCATCGTATCACAGAGCTTACAGATTGGAGTGcgaatgaatttaattttaaacatgGCTTTGGCTATACTGGAATCAAGGAGAAAACTCGACTGCTTTTTCGGTGTTCTTTTCGACATGGAGCTTCGGGGTGTCCTGGTTTCCTCGTACGTTCTGAGGGAGATGTAAGGGTGGTGACTGTTCTTCTTAGAGGATTCCCAGATTTCTACTATTACGACAATTTTACAGAGGAAGAAAAAAACAGGGTTCCTACTGAAAAACTTATACAGCAAGGTGCCAACATAGGGGCTATCATGGAAGATatggaaaagaaaaacaaagaatTGTTCAGAGAGATTTTTCAGTACAgtgattttatttcacattctgAGAAAAACCAACCTCTTGATACTCCTTTGGAAGAAAAGGTGCCAGCTTCATCACAAAATCCTGCATGCACTGAAACTGAAAATAACCCTGCAGATTCTGGTGACCAAGTAACCTGCATGCCCAAAGTGGCGTCGGAACAGGATACCCAGGTTATGCTTGCATCAGGTAAGGATACATCTCACAATATTACGGAAAGTGAGTCGGGGAATACATCAAGCTCTGTGGGCAAGCATCAACCTGTAGCCGCCATGACCCAGGATCAAAATGGGGCACATTTCCATGAACCCCCATTAATAGTTGAAAGACTTCAGGGAAATACTAACATGTCTGGAAATGAAGCTGAAAGTACAGAGAATTTAAACACTGACGAGAATGGTGCTTCATCAGAGATGGGAGCTGGCTCTCAATCCATAAGCAAAAGAAATAACGCAATAGCTTTCTCAGTGCAGGCCATTGATGATGGCCCCACAGATCAGGGCAGACATGCAGCTCAACTCTCCCCCTCCTTTCTCAACAGACAAATGTCAGAAACCACCACCTCAGCTTCAGAAGTTTTATGTGCAGAAATAAGACAGCAAGCTCATAGCACCAAGTCAGCAAGTGCCAGCAAGATTTGGTAA
- the LOC125678875 gene encoding uncharacterized protein LOC125678875 isoform X4, translated as MGIKTSKLNCGGKGAKEEPYRSRSVTVKNVVKKTRVENGDHVAGTDEVSKDVLKARNSKGQTSQGKQKGQNGGPKITRDTSTKETATHSKKVKETPNKSEPKPYEFVKGKRLNDSTTKTSKLGATTNDPDETALKSVTSRVGDTDETALKSVTNRVGDTDETALKSVTSQVGDTDETALKRPISSSNVTDTNESTLDMDCIPSLNIEERPQFDRHEEFADADPSEYNKQQEKIKKKSEGKHIEPEPGEDTEESEEDEDEDSEESKEEGKGGGRNYNFGHVTNMIIGTGKIIDRSTHETSKKNGKAKKQSKTGKKKTKGETVNAEDVRNLGIGTVVILDQSKNTEPPKPAREKVEKKVVPKTEVNKPIPSLDMKELISVEPSVGIIHGYNMNGTVFRVGKDKIMTAWHVVRGMLWVDSQSKKLDYERLAEVFVDFNYVKEYQSDHLKRFPLEPTVLYFDDKLDIAVLQLKPNIYGMAYPVALTKFDKFTPEVHEKYSIYLIGHSNSLQKSMDHVMKYWHPFDHRITELTDWSANEFNFKHGFGYTGIKEKTRLLFRCSFRHGASGCPGFLVRSEGDVRVVTVLLRGFPDFYYYDNFTEEEKNRVPTEKLIQQGANIGAIMEDMEKKNKELFREIFQYSDFISHSEKNQPLDTPLEEKVPASSQNPACTETENNPADSGDQVTCMPKVASEQDTQVMLASGKDTSHNITESESGNTSSSVGKHQPVAAMTQDQNGAHFHEPPLIVERLQGNTNMSGNEAESTENLNTDENGASSEMGAGSQSISKRNNAIAFSVQAIDDGPTDQGRHAAQLSPSFLNRQMSETTTSASEVLCAEIRQQAHSTKSASASKIW; from the exons ATGGGAATAAAAACTTCTAAGTTAAACTGTGGGGGTAAAGGAGCCAAGGAGGAACCTTATCGCTCGCGCTCTGTGACAGTGAAAAATGTTGTCAAGAAAACGAGGGTTGAAAATG GTGACCATGTAGCTGGAACAGATGAAGTGAGCAAAGACGTTTTGAAAGCAAGAAATTCCAAAG GTCAAACTTCTCAGGGTAAGCAAAAAGGACAAAATGGAGGACCAAAAATTACAAGAGACACAAGCACAAAAGAAACTGCTACTCACAGTAAAAAGGTCAAGGAGACCCCTAATAAATCTGAACCCAAACCATATG AATTTGTAAAGGGTAAGAGATTGAATGATTCTACAACTAAGACTTCAAAACTGGGTGCTACAACTAATGATCCGGATGAGACAGCTCTAAAGTCTGTGACTAGCCGAGTGGGAGATACTGATGAGACAGCTCTAAAGTCTGTGACTAACCGAGTGGGAGATACTGATGAGACAGCTCTAAAGTCTGTGACTAGCCAAGTGGGAGATACTGATGAGACAGCTCTAAAGAGACCGATCTCTTCCAGTAATGTTACAGATACTAATGAATCTACTTTGGACATGGACTGCATCCCATCACTGAATATTGAGGAGAGACCTCAATTTGATAGACATGAGGAATTTGCAGATGCAGATCCATCTGAGTACAATAAACAACAG GAAAAAATTAAGAAGAAATCTGAAGGAAAACATATTGAGCCAGAGCCAGGTGAAGACACAGAAGAAAGTGAGGAGGATGAAGATGAAGATTCTGAAGAAAGCAAGGAGGAGGGAAAAGGTGGAG GACGTAATTACAATTTTGGACATGTAACCAACATGATCATTGGCACAGGGAAAATAATCGACAGAAGTACACATGAAACATCCAAAAAGAATGGCAAAGCAAAAAAGCAGTCTAAAACAG GCAAGAAGAAAACAAAAGGAGAGACAGTAAATGCAGAAGACGTGAGAAATTTGGGTATTGGAACTGTAGTGATATTGGATCAAAGCAAAAACACAGAACCGCCCAAACCAG CAAGGGAAAAGGTGGAGAAAAAGGTAGTGCCCAAAACAGAAGTAAATAAGCCAATACCATCACTGGACATGAAAGAGCTCATCTCGGTGGAACCGTCGGTTGGAATAATTCATGGCTATAATATGAATGGGACCGTTTTCAGAGTTGGAAAGGACAAAATCATGACTGCATGGCATGTGGTTAGAGGAATGCTAT GGGTTGACAGTCAGTCTAAAAAACTGGATTATGAACGATTGGCTGAAGTATTTGTAGACTTTAATTATGTAAAAGAATATCAGTCGGACCATTTGAAAAGGTTTCCACTAGAACCAACTGTTCTGTATTTCGATGACAAATTAGACATTGCTGTTCTCCAACTAAAGCCCAATATTTATGGAATGGCATATCCAGTTGCATTGACAAAATTTGACAAATTCACACCAGAAGTGCATgagaaatattcaatatatcttaTTGGCCATTCAAATTCACTCCAGAAGAGTATGGATCATGTTATGAAATACTGGCATCCTTTTGATCATCGTATCACAGAGCTTACAGATTGGAGTGcgaatgaatttaattttaaacatgGCTTTGGCTATACTGGAATCAAGGAGAAAACTCGACTGCTTTTTCGGTGTTCTTTTCGACATGGAGCTTCGGGGTGTCCTGGTTTCCTCGTACGTTCTGAGGGAGATGTAAGGGTGGTGACTGTTCTTCTTAGAGGATTCCCAGATTTCTACTATTACGACAATTTTACAGAGGAAGAAAAAAACAGGGTTCCTACTGAAAAACTTATACAGCAAGGTGCCAACATAGGGGCTATCATGGAAGATatggaaaagaaaaacaaagaatTGTTCAGAGAGATTTTTCAGTACAgtgattttatttcacattctgAGAAAAACCAACCTCTTGATACTCCTTTGGAAGAAAAGGTGCCAGCTTCATCACAAAATCCTGCATGCACTGAAACTGAAAATAACCCTGCAGATTCTGGTGACCAAGTAACCTGCATGCCCAAAGTGGCGTCGGAACAGGATACCCAGGTTATGCTTGCATCAGGTAAGGATACATCTCACAATATTACGGAAAGTGAGTCGGGGAATACATCAAGCTCTGTGGGCAAGCATCAACCTGTAGCCGCCATGACCCAGGATCAAAATGGGGCACATTTCCATGAACCCCCATTAATAGTTGAAAGACTTCAGGGAAATACTAACATGTCTGGAAATGAAGCTGAAAGTACAGAGAATTTAAACACTGACGAGAATGGTGCTTCATCAGAGATGGGAGCTGGCTCTCAATCCATAAGCAAAAGAAATAACGCAATAGCTTTCTCAGTGCAGGCCATTGATGATGGCCCCACAGATCAGGGCAGACATGCAGCTCAACTCTCCCCCTCCTTTCTCAACAGACAAATGTCAGAAACCACCACCTCAGCTTCAGAAGTTTTATGTGCAGAAATAAGACAGCAAGCTCATAGCACCAAGTCAGCAAGTGCCAGCAAGATTTGGTAA